GGCCGGTCGCCAAGATCATCGCCGTCATTATCATCGTCGTCACGGGTTTGACGCTCGCGTTCGGCGATTCGTCCGGCGGCTTCCGCAGGTTGATCCAGATCGTGTTCGGTCTGTCGATCGCGTTTGCTGCCTCAAGTTTCTTCCTGTCGTTCTTCTCGTTCGGCGGCGGCGTGGTGATCTGATGGATGATCCCGTCGCAGGTTTTGTCGTGCCCGTTCACCGTGCCCTGACCGAACCGATCTTGATGGGCGGTGCGCCGCGGTCGGTCGCGATCGTCAACGACACCTTGGCAGCCGCCCTTGGACTTGGACTGCGGCTGTGGATCGCCGGTCTCGTCCTCTGGTTCATCGGCCACATGGCTGCCGTGTGGGCCGCCAAGCGCGATCCCGCCTTCGTCGATGTTGTGCGCCGGCATCTGCGCATTCCCGGTCATCTCAACGTCTGAGCCTCGATCATGATGAATCTCGCCGAATACCGTCATTCCAATGCTCGTCTGGCAGACTTTCTGCCTTGGGCAGCCCTCGTCGACAAGGGAATCATCCTGAACAAGGATGGATCGTTCCAGCGGACGGCAAAGTTCCGGGGACCTGACCTGGACAGCGCAGTCCCGGCTGAACTCGTCGCCGTCGCCGGTCGTCTGAACAACTCGCTGCGTCGCCTCGGATCTGGCTGGGCCGTCTTCGTCGAGGCGCAGCGTCATTTTGCGGGGTCTTACCCACCGAACAGTTTTCCAGACGTCGCGTCGGCGTTGGTGGATGCGGAGCGCAGGGCTCAGTTCGAGGAGGCTGGCGCGCACTACGAGTCCAGCTATTTCCTGACGTTTCTCTATCTGCCGCCGGAGGAGGGCGCTGCCAAGGCGGAGCGGCTGCTCTACGAGGGCCGCGATCGCACGGTTGGTGCAGATGCTCGCGAGGTGCTCCGCGGATTTGTCGATCAAACCAACCGTGTGCTGCAGCTCGTCGAAGGGTTCATGCCCGAATGTGGCTGGCTCGACGATCAGGACACGCTGACCTACCTGCACTCAACGATCTCGACCAAGCGTCATCGCGTTCGCGTGCCCGAAATTCCCATGTACATCGATGCGCTGTTGGCTGACCAGCCGCTGACCGGCGGGCTCGAGCCGATGCTGGGTTCGGCCAATGTGCGGGTTCTGACGATTGTCGGCTTTCCAGGTGCGATGACGCCAGGAATCCTGGACGACCTGAACCGCCTGGCCTTTTCGTATCGCTGGTCGACCCGAGCAATCATGCTCGACAAGACCGATGCGACCAAGCTGCTGACCAAGATCCGCCGCCAGTGGTTCGCGAAGAGAAAGTCCATCGGCGCCATCCTCAAGGAGGTGATGACCAACGAGGCGTCGACACTGCTTGATACCGACGCCCATAACAAAGCTCTCGATGCCGACGCGGCCCTGCAAGAGCTGGGGTCGGACCAAATCGGACAAGCCTTTGTCACGGCGACCATCACGGTGTGGGACCGCGATCCCAATGCTGCCGATGAAAAGCTCCGTCTGGTCGAGAAAATTATTCAAGGCCGCGACTTTACCTGCATGAACGAGACGGTGAATGCCGTCGAAGCCTGGCTCGGCAGCCTGCCGGGGCATGTCTATGCCAATGTGCGGCAACCGCCAGTCTCGACCCTCAACCTCGCTCATATGATTCCGATATCGGCCGTGTGGGCGGGCGAGGCGAGGGACCTGCACTTCAAGGGTCCGCCGCTCCTGTTCGGCAAGACCGAGGGTTCTACACCGTTCCGGTTCTCGCTCCACGTCGGTGACGTCGGCCACACGCTTGTGGTGGGGCCGACGGGTGCCGGCAAGTCGGTGCTGCTGGCGCTGATGGCGTTGCAGTTCCGTCGCTATCCGAATTCTCAGGT
This is a stretch of genomic DNA from Bradyrhizobium sp. CB2312. It encodes these proteins:
- a CDS encoding TrbC/VirB2 family protein; translated protein: MAASGTVLLTTAPAWAAGSNMPWEQPLNQILQSVEGPVAKIIAVIIIVVTGLTLAFGDSSGGFRRLIQIVFGLSIAFAASSFFLSFFSFGGGVVI
- a CDS encoding VirB3 family type IV secretion system protein, coding for MDDPVAGFVVPVHRALTEPILMGGAPRSVAIVNDTLAAALGLGLRLWIAGLVLWFIGHMAAVWAAKRDPAFVDVVRRHLRIPGHLNV
- the trbE gene encoding conjugal transfer protein TrbE; the encoded protein is MMNLAEYRHSNARLADFLPWAALVDKGIILNKDGSFQRTAKFRGPDLDSAVPAELVAVAGRLNNSLRRLGSGWAVFVEAQRHFAGSYPPNSFPDVASALVDAERRAQFEEAGAHYESSYFLTFLYLPPEEGAAKAERLLYEGRDRTVGADAREVLRGFVDQTNRVLQLVEGFMPECGWLDDQDTLTYLHSTISTKRHRVRVPEIPMYIDALLADQPLTGGLEPMLGSANVRVLTIVGFPGAMTPGILDDLNRLAFSYRWSTRAIMLDKTDATKLLTKIRRQWFAKRKSIGAILKEVMTNEASTLLDTDAHNKALDADAALQELGSDQIGQAFVTATITVWDRDPNAADEKLRLVEKIIQGRDFTCMNETVNAVEAWLGSLPGHVYANVRQPPVSTLNLAHMIPISAVWAGEARDLHFKGPPLLFGKTEGSTPFRFSLHVGDVGHTLVVGPTGAGKSVLLALMALQFRRYPNSQVFAFDFGGSIRAAALAMGGDWHDLGGALSDEGDQAVALQPLARIDDPSERGWATEWIGAILAREKIEITPEVKDHLWSALTSLASAPMQERTLTGLSVLLQSNSLKRALQPYCLGGPSGRLLDAEYEHLGEGAVQAFETEGLIGTSAAPAVLAYLFHRIGDRLDGRPTLLIVDEGWLALDDEDFAGQLREWLKTLRKKNASVIFATQSLSDIDGSAIAPAIIESCPTRVLLPNERAIEPQITAIYRRFGLNDRQIELLSRATPKRDYYCQSRRGNRMFELGLGEVALAFTAASSKTDQAAIAQLLAEHGPDGFVPAWLRHRGVEWATDLIPNLVNLEKSQ